A genomic segment from Methanoplanus limicola DSM 2279 encodes:
- a CDS encoding tetratricopeptide repeat protein: protein MNEKKFLLFIFIISIPIILSTGCIDNMPPMSEGTPVPDDKATHQEWMRQYKENPEKYLYNPENPLEWTLKGLACAASGGEHEKALEYFDTAIELDPEFAEPYYAKGVSLLNMERYDEAEEYFQKAIALNPHYKPLTEDFMHYFTSKRSNDYSELHNVLG from the coding sequence ATGAATGAAAAGAAATTTTTGCTCTTTATCTTTATAATCAGCATACCCATAATACTCTCAACCGGATGCATTGACAATATGCCCCCAATGAGTGAAGGAACTCCCGTACCGGATGACAAAGCAACACATCAGGAATGGATGAGACAATACAAAGAAAATCCAGAAAAATATCTTTACAATCCAGAAAATCCTCTGGAGTGGACACTGAAAGGGCTGGCATGCGCTGCTTCGGGTGGTGAACACGAAAAGGCGCTGGAGTATTTTGATACTGCAATAGAACTTGATCCAGAATTTGCAGAACCATATTATGCAAAAGGTGTCTCTTTGCTTAACATGGAAAGATACGATGAAGCAGAAGAGTATTTCCAGAAAGCAATAGCCTTAAATCCACATTATAAACCCCTAACAGAGGATTTTATGCATTACTTTACATCAAAGAGATCTAATGATTATAGTGAACTGCATAATGTTTTGGGATAA
- the cmk gene encoding (d)CMP kinase gives MRVTVSGPPGSGTTSLSKKLSETFSFKFISAGEVFRSLAKEKGMDLIEFGKLCESDPEVDRLIDERQKEIGEREDNIIIEGRLAGHMVDNADIKIWVAASPECRARRISGREESDLESAKDETIKRELSETARYKMYYDIDITDLSVYDLVINSEKWGVDELSGFVISAVNNLKESCKD, from the coding sequence ATGAGGGTTACAGTGAGCGGCCCTCCCGGAAGCGGGACAACCTCACTATCCAAAAAACTCTCTGAAACTTTTTCTTTTAAATTTATATCTGCCGGAGAGGTGTTCCGTTCCCTTGCAAAGGAGAAGGGAATGGATCTTATTGAGTTTGGTAAATTATGTGAGTCTGATCCGGAAGTGGACAGGCTTATTGATGAACGGCAGAAAGAGATCGGTGAAAGAGAGGATAATATTATTATTGAAGGCCGACTTGCAGGGCATATGGTAGACAATGCGGATATTAAGATCTGGGTTGCTGCCTCACCGGAGTGCCGTGCCAGGAGGATCTCCGGAAGGGAAGAGTCTGATCTTGAGTCTGCAAAGGACGAAACTATCAAGAGAGAACTCTCGGAGACTGCAAGATATAAGATGTATTATGATATCGATATAACTGACCTTTCGGTATATGATCTCGTTATAAATTCTGAGAAGTGGGGAGTTGATGAATTGTCAGGTTTTGTCATCTCCGCTGTTAATAATCTTAAAGAGAGTTGCAAAGATTAG
- a CDS encoding DUF106 domain-containing protein, with amino-acid sequence MAKAKTQNAGMFNFLIIMVIAMVIYSIPALRDLVASIAGVLLNPIYNILGISWPEMILLLAVITGCYSSLLQKYTIDYEKMQAVQKKMRDFQKEFREAQLSGDEKRVKKMNEKRDRMMQDQLAMSQEQFKPMGWIMLITIPIFLWLLHMAPDMGEITFPFMGTLGLNDPTFLILPAWILWYMLCSLTLSQVIRKTLDIGGL; translated from the coding sequence ATGGCTAAGGCAAAGACTCAGAACGCCGGAATGTTTAATTTTTTAATAATAATGGTCATTGCCATGGTCATCTACAGTATTCCGGCGCTAAGGGATCTGGTGGCTTCTATAGCAGGAGTTCTCTTAAATCCTATATACAATATTCTTGGTATTTCATGGCCGGAGATGATTCTTCTTCTTGCAGTAATTACGGGCTGTTACTCTTCTCTTCTTCAGAAATATACAATTGATTATGAGAAGATGCAGGCTGTTCAGAAGAAGATGCGTGATTTCCAGAAGGAGTTTCGTGAGGCTCAGCTTTCCGGCGATGAGAAGAGAGTCAAAAAGATGAATGAGAAGAGGGACAGGATGATGCAGGACCAGCTTGCAATGTCTCAGGAGCAGTTTAAGCCTATGGGCTGGATTATGTTGATTACCATTCCTATATTCCTGTGGCTTTTGCATATGGCACCCGATATGGGGGAAATTACATTCCCGTTTATGGGTACTCTGGGCCTGAATGATCCAACATTCCTTATTCTGCCTGCATGGATTCTCTGGTATATGCTCTGCTCTCTGACACTCAGTCAGGTCATCAGAAAGACTCTGGATATCGGAGGTCTCTGA
- a CDS encoding adenylate kinase → MSTGRKVVITGVPGVGKTTVINASLEALKEEGINYTSINFGTCMFEVACEQENVHDRDEMRRLDQDIQCSLQKTAAQVIARINENVIVDTHCTVSTPSGYLAGLPAWVLNELKPDIIVLVETDEDQILKRRLSDMSRQRDMEGYAAIKDHQRYNRYMAASYSMMTGCTVKIIKNLDYLLDNAISEMVTLLR, encoded by the coding sequence TTGAGTACTGGCAGAAAGGTTGTAATAACGGGCGTTCCCGGAGTTGGAAAGACAACTGTGATTAATGCTTCTCTTGAGGCGCTTAAGGAGGAGGGTATTAATTACACCTCCATTAATTTTGGGACCTGCATGTTTGAAGTTGCATGTGAGCAGGAAAATGTCCATGATCGTGACGAGATGAGGCGTCTTGATCAGGATATTCAGTGCTCACTGCAAAAGACTGCGGCCCAGGTTATAGCAAGAATCAATGAGAATGTTATTGTCGATACGCACTGTACAGTGAGCACACCGTCAGGTTATCTGGCAGGTCTTCCGGCCTGGGTTTTAAATGAACTGAAGCCTGACATTATCGTGCTTGTTGAGACAGATGAAGATCAGATCCTTAAACGCCGCCTCTCTGATATGAGCAGGCAGCGTGATATGGAAGGATATGCGGCAATTAAAGATCATCAGAGATATAACCGCTATATGGCAGCTTCATATTCGATGATGACCGGATGTACTGTGAAAATAATTAAGAATCTTGATTATCTTCTGGATAATGCAATATCTGAGATGGTTACACTTCTGAGGTGA
- the secY gene encoding preprotein translocase subunit SecY, whose amino-acid sequence MGAMLDRMEPLLAAMPAVRAPEGHVHFKNKVLWTVAVLILYFLLTNVQIFGLSPESQDWLGMYRALLAGASGSLVHLGIGPIVTASIVLQLLNGADLLGINTSDTRGQVMYMGLQKLMIFVMIVLEAAPNVVGGFLRPDSAIAMQLFGGSMMIVTILIFLQLCMGGVLIFLMDEVVTKWGVGSGVGLFIVAGVSQGLINGFLNWSPVNDAYPIGFFPRLFAVIADGANFVEYFGLEILALLTTIFIFGLVVYAESTRIEIPLAHSAVRGARGRFPVKLIYASVLPMILVRVLQANWQMVGLFLNNIGITFLGKFDGQTPVDGIMYVTAPINAPTDWMWWLSDLGHPVWEVLLRMGIDFFVMVVGGAIFALFWVKTAGLDSPHVARQIQRSGMHIPGYRRNEQVLVKYLDRYIPRVTVIGGIAVGLLSVLANYLGVIGAVGGTGLLLTVSIVYRLYEEIASEQIMEMYPFMRGFFGKE is encoded by the coding sequence ATGGGAGCGATGCTGGATCGAATGGAGCCGCTTCTGGCAGCAATGCCGGCTGTCAGAGCACCAGAGGGGCATGTCCACTTTAAAAATAAAGTTTTGTGGACAGTAGCTGTTCTGATATTGTATTTTTTATTGACAAATGTTCAGATATTTGGTCTTAGTCCTGAATCTCAGGACTGGCTCGGAATGTACCGTGCTCTTCTTGCCGGTGCAAGCGGGTCTCTTGTCCATCTTGGAATAGGACCGATTGTCACAGCGTCTATTGTGCTCCAGCTCTTAAATGGTGCAGATCTTCTGGGCATCAATACATCTGACACCCGTGGACAGGTTATGTACATGGGTCTTCAGAAACTGATGATCTTTGTGATGATTGTGCTTGAAGCTGCTCCAAACGTGGTCGGCGGCTTTCTGAGACCTGATTCTGCAATTGCTATGCAGCTCTTCGGCGGAAGTATGATGATTGTTACAATCCTGATATTTCTGCAGTTGTGCATGGGCGGGGTACTGATATTTCTGATGGATGAAGTTGTCACGAAATGGGGTGTCGGGTCAGGTGTTGGCCTGTTTATCGTTGCCGGTGTTTCACAGGGTCTGATAAACGGTTTCCTGAACTGGTCCCCTGTAAATGATGCTTATCCAATTGGATTCTTCCCCAGGCTTTTTGCAGTGATTGCTGATGGTGCAAATTTTGTCGAATATTTCGGGCTTGAAATCCTTGCTCTGCTCACAACAATATTCATATTTGGTCTTGTTGTATATGCAGAATCTACGAGGATTGAAATTCCGCTTGCCCATTCGGCTGTGAGGGGTGCAAGAGGAAGATTCCCTGTCAAGCTTATATATGCAAGTGTTCTTCCGATGATTCTTGTCCGTGTTCTTCAGGCAAACTGGCAGATGGTTGGTCTGTTCCTGAACAATATCGGTATTACTTTCCTTGGAAAGTTTGACGGCCAGACTCCTGTTGACGGAATCATGTATGTGACAGCTCCGATTAATGCCCCTACTGACTGGATGTGGTGGCTCTCTGATCTCGGCCATCCGGTATGGGAAGTTCTATTGCGTATGGGAATAGATTTCTTTGTAATGGTGGTCGGAGGTGCGATCTTTGCTCTCTTCTGGGTAAAGACCGCAGGACTTGATTCACCACATGTCGCAAGACAGATTCAGAGAAGCGGAATGCATATCCCCGGCTACAGGCGCAATGAACAGGTTCTTGTAAAATACCTTGACAGATACATCCCCCGTGTAACTGTTATCGGCGGTATTGCAGTCGGTCTGCTCAGTGTCCTTGCCAACTATCTTGGTGTTATAGGTGCTGTAGGAGGTACAGGACTTCTTCTTACTGTCAGTATTGTATACAGGCTTTATGAAGAGATTGCAAGTGAGCAGATTATGGAGATGTATCCGTTTATGAGGGGATTCTTCGGAAAGGAGTGA